The Aminipila terrae nucleotide sequence CACTAATAACAGCTTCTGTTCTTTCCACCATGATTTTCATACTGTCTGCAAGGCTGCCAATTTCGTCCCTGCCCGTATAATTTATCTGAACATCAAAGTTTCCTTCAGACAATTCTTTTGCTGCCTGTTCAACTTCTCTGATAGGTTTTACGATTCTGTTTATCAAAGCTATTATAATGGCTGCCGCTATAATTAGAGATAATAAAGAAATGCCAAGACATATGATAAGGGAAGTATAAGCAGATTTTAAGAATTCAGCTTTTTCCACGTTAACACAAATAGCCCAGCCATCTGTCTCCCCAATAGGAGAGAACATTGCATACTTCTTTACTCCCTGATATGTATATTCTCCAAAACAAGTCTCGCCTTTGATTGCCTTTTCTGCCAATTGGGACAAAAGTTCTAGGCTTTTATCCGCTTTACTCATATCTCTTATGGTTGTTGCAGTATTTACTAATGAGTCATCCTTATGGGCAAGCATGGTTGTATTTTTATCAATAATATATCCATATCCTGTTTTTCCCACATTAATTGTCTTTACAATATCTGATAAAAATTTTCCGTCTAAGGTTACATATACTACCCCAACAATTTTGGTATTATATAATCCCTTATCCCAAAGAGGTGCCGAAATGTAAATCGTCGTACCAGAACCATCTGTCTGCACTTTAGGCTCAGAATAATATGTATTTCCTGCTAAAGCTTCAGAAAAAAATTCCTGATCCCCAACATATTTTCCGTCAAGGTTCGTTCCGGAAGAGTTGGCAATGGATGCACTGGTAAGTCCGTATTTTTCAAGCTTGCTATCCAATATCTGCCGCTTCTGATCATATGTTGTTTCAGCATTGGAGAGTCTTGCTATAGTACCCATTTCACTTACAACGCTTTTAGACATACTCATTCGGTTCTGTATTGCTAGAGCAGATACAGCGCAGGTCTCTTTTAATATGGACTGAACTGTTGATGCTGTTCCTTTAATGCTTAGAACACCAAATACAGCCGACACGGTCCCAAGTGAAATAAGCAATACCGCTAAAATTGTTGCTAGTATTCTTGTTTTGATACTTTTAAAACCCATGTTCATTTCCCCTCTTTCTTTTTATTTTAATTATACTGCAATTTACAGAATTGTCCATATATTTACACGTAATTACTGTATTATTTTCTATAATTTGTAAAATAATGTAGTAATCTGTCGAAAGCCTGCTTAAATGAAGTTAGTGGGTTTTAATTCTATTATTCATTTTTAAATATATCATTAATGATATTAAATATCACATCTGGTGAATAGCCGAGCCCCTGAAGTCTTCTGGCAATTTTTCCTTTAATCCTTTGGATTTCTTTATACTTTTGTTCTTTCTCCTGAAAATCACAGTCCCAGTCTGTTAAGTACTCAATTTTAGTATTTTCTATAATTTTAAGGGCCTGATTCAGTGCTCTCTTTCTTTCTTCTTTTGCTGCCAAATCTTCAGAAGAAGATACTTTGTCATCAATTATTTCCTGTTCAATGCCTTTCTGCCTGAGGTCATTTTTTATTTTCATAATACCTTTTCCCTTTGATATGGCATATTCAATATATTTTTCTGCATATACTTCATCATTTAAATAATTCAAATTAAGTAAATAGCTGATGGCTTGTTGAATTTCTTCTGAAGAAAACTCTTTTTCAGTTAAATATTTCTGTATTTCCATACAGGTTCTGTCTCTGCTGGCCAGATATTTAAGAGCAGAGTCTACAGGATTCTTTTTTACCACTGTTAAATCTTCTTTATTTTTATCAGCTCTCATATGTATCTCCCGCATTGGCTACTATACATCTGTCTCCCATAGCCTGTTTTAAATCACATATGGCATTTATTCCAGTACAGTGTACCGGCATAACCATTTCAATATTTTCCTCAAGAATTTCATTTACAACTTCCCATCGAACAGATTGATCCACACTATATAAATGCATTCCAGCTATTAACCCTAACATCCTTTCCCCCGGAAATATCTGCTTGGCATATCGTATAACAGGGATTACTCCTTTATGACTGCATCCGGAGAAAACATATATACCTCTGCTTACTCCTTCCGTGTTCCTGTCTCTTATTATTAAAAACTGTTCATGATTCATTTCATCTTCCTGTAATTCAATATCCCCATTTTGTGATACTTTTTTTATATAAAACTTTTCTGTGGTTTTTGTTTCTTTAATGTTAGGAATTGTTCCGGAAATTACAATGTCTTCTGAAATCTTAAATATACCCTCCGTTAAAGT carries:
- a CDS encoding methyl-accepting chemotaxis protein is translated as MGFKSIKTRILATILAVLLISLGTVSAVFGVLSIKGTASTVQSILKETCAVSALAIQNRMSMSKSVVSEMGTIARLSNAETTYDQKRQILDSKLEKYGLTSASIANSSGTNLDGKYVGDQEFFSEALAGNTYYSEPKVQTDGSGTTIYISAPLWDKGLYNTKIVGVVYVTLDGKFLSDIVKTINVGKTGYGYIIDKNTTMLAHKDDSLVNTATTIRDMSKADKSLELLSQLAEKAIKGETCFGEYTYQGVKKYAMFSPIGETDGWAICVNVEKAEFLKSAYTSLIICLGISLLSLIIAAAIIIALINRIVKPIREVEQAAKELSEGNFDVQINYTGRDEIGSLADSMKIMVERTEAVISATSNALEEMAKGNFDLNPSIEYVGIFKKIQQSIINIVVELSQTLSNIRTSADQVDIGAEQVATSSQALAQGSVEQASSIEELATAITGISDHIKENAEYANNASEKTTNMGNDLQHSNAKMSRMMTAMEDITAKSAEISKIVKSIDDIAFQTNILALNAAVEAARAGAAGKGFAVVADEVRNLAGKSAEAAKDTTGLIEDTVKAVSEGSTIAEETAEAINSVVVKAEEVVTAINQISDAFKEQTASIDQVTTGLEQISSVVQSNSATAEESAAASEELSGQASSLQEEVNKFKLKKNNDFSMNN
- a CDS encoding regulatory protein RecX, coding for MRADKNKEDLTVVKKNPVDSALKYLASRDRTCMEIQKYLTEKEFSSEEIQQAISYLLNLNYLNDEVYAEKYIEYAISKGKGIMKIKNDLRQKGIEQEIIDDKVSSSEDLAAKEERKRALNQALKIIENTKIEYLTDWDCDFQEKEQKYKEIQRIKGKIARRLQGLGYSPDVIFNIINDIFKNE
- a CDS encoding MBL fold metallo-hydrolase, with the protein product MMKITFLSENKTYNPGCMAEHGLSLYIEAAGKTILFDTGASDIFAKNAEFLNIDLKRVEHTIISHGHYDHTEGLPFFCSVNSNADIYIHKDAFEQTYGSEHGVLDKEPCGILWDRNIKDDIMNRVTLTEGIFKISEDIVISGTIPNIKETKTTEKFYIKKVSQNGDIELQEDEMNHEQFLIIRDRNTEGVSRGIYVFSGCSHKGVIPVIRYAKQIFPGERMLGLIAGMHLYSVDQSVRWEVVNEILEENIEMVMPVHCTGINAICDLKQAMGDRCIVANAGDTYES